A window of Mustelus asterias chromosome 15, sMusAst1.hap1.1, whole genome shotgun sequence contains these coding sequences:
- the LOC144504655 gene encoding uncharacterized protein LOC144504655: protein MRNKRWLRQNWLLVAGLSLLGIHTVTYLMQKFVKKSATLELKQKSVDK, encoded by the coding sequence ATGAGGAATAAAAGGTGGTTACGCCAAAACTGGCTTCTAGTTGCAGGATTGTCCTTGCTTGGCATCCATACTGTTACGTATTTGATGCAGAAGTTTGTAAAAAAATCGGCAACTTTAGAACTGAAGCAGAAGAGTGTTGATAAATAA